A single window of Nicotiana sylvestris chromosome 5, ASM39365v2, whole genome shotgun sequence DNA harbors:
- the LOC138868974 gene encoding uncharacterized protein, with product MAEYEACIIGLKMDIDMNIQELLVIGDSNLLIHQELRKRFTKTVFQHVPRVQNEFSDALATLSSMIQHPNKNFIDPIPVKIYDQPAYCAHVKEETDGKPWFHDIKE from the exons atggctgagtatgaagcctgcatcatagGCCTCAAGATggacattgacatgaacatccaagagttgctagtaattggggattcaaacttgcttatacatcag gagttgagaaagaggttcacaaagacagtattccagcatgttcccagggtccagaatgaattctCCGATGCActagctaccctatcatccatgatacaacatccaaacaagaattttattgatcccattccggtaaagatctatgatcagcccgcttattgtgctcatgtcaaaGAAGAaacagacggaaagccttggtttcatgatatcaaggaataa